In Lolium rigidum isolate FL_2022 unplaced genomic scaffold, APGP_CSIRO_Lrig_0.1 contig_3342_1, whole genome shotgun sequence, the following proteins share a genomic window:
- the LOC124681073 gene encoding cortical cell-delineating protein-like: MAMAPRALLLLALVAVASATYCPPPPAPVPVPRHGSCPQNALKLHVCANVLGLVKAKIGVPPTEPCCSLLDGLVDLDAAVCLCTAIKANVLGIHLNLPIDLSLILNNCGKICPEDFQCIH, from the coding sequence ATGGCAATGGCACCGAGAGCCCTTCTCCTCCTCGCTTTGGTGGCCGTAGCCAGCGCCACCTACTGCCCTCCGCCACCGGCGCCGGTTCCGGTGCCCCGCCATGGCTCGTGCCCCCAGAACGCGCTCAAGCTGCACGTGTGCGCCAACGTGCTGGGCCTGGTGAAGGCCAAGATCGGCGTGCCCCCCACCGAGCCCTGCTGCTCGCTcctcgacgggctcgtcgacCTGGACGCCGCCGTCTGCCTCTGCACCGCCATCAAGGCCAACGTTCTCGGAATCCACCTCAACCTCCCCATCGACCTTAGCCTCATCCTCAACAACTGCGGAAAGATATGCCCGGAAGACTTCCAGTGCATCCACTAG
- the LOC124681075 gene encoding cortical cell-delineating protein-like, with translation MASKVALFIAMSLLSAVAVHGCGPYCQPPVVVPTPPYHGGGGHGHGGGQCPIDALKLRVCANVLGGLLGLKVGVPTYNECCPLLKGLVDLDAAVCLCTAVKANVLGIVHLNVRADITLLLNHCGKSCPSDFTCPTH, from the coding sequence ATGGCATCCAAGGTTGCgctcttcattgccatgagcctcctCTCTGCCGTCGCGGTGCACGGCTGCGGACCATATTGCCAGCCACCGGTCGTGGTGCCGACGCCACCGTACCATGGAGGAGGAGGGCATGGCCATGGCGGTGGGCAGTGCCCCATCGACGCCCTCAAGCTGAGGGTGTGCGCTAACGTGCTCGGTGGGCTGCTCGGCCTCAAGGTCGGCGTTCCGACGTACAACGAGTGCTGCCCGCTGCTGAAGGGGCTGGTCGACCTCGACGCCGCCGTCTGCCTCTGCACCGCCGTCAAGGCCAACGTCCTTGGCATCGTCCACCTCAACGTGCGTGCGGACATCACCCTCCTCCTGAACCACTGCGGCAAGTCGTGCCCGTCCGATTTCACTTGCCCAACCCATTAG